A region of Frederiksenia canicola DNA encodes the following proteins:
- a CDS encoding sulfite exporter TauE/SafE family protein: MSLSLILILIACGILANFMSALFGIGGGVLIVPVLSTLFPDLPFQMISATSLTIVMGTALINLYYFYRQHIQISYKAMLVWSVGMLIGAQIGFESSFYLPKNIIIGVFIITLLLLAIRTLCFYNTAKYSENLTACELPKGIFLCLFGGTVAGMTGIGGGSVMAPLIAQLKSVKPHQIAVYSNYMMVIGGLGNMYGYVTKTPELQLDNSWQLGYINFSVAALVVLSSFFTSFVSMKVKGKLQPDLTRKLLGIILLLIATYMFVLQHLSF; this comes from the coding sequence ATGAGCCTATCTCTCATCTTAATTTTAATTGCTTGTGGCATTCTCGCAAATTTCATGTCAGCGTTATTTGGCATTGGTGGTGGGGTATTGATTGTACCCGTGTTAAGCACACTTTTTCCTGACTTACCTTTTCAAATGATCTCCGCAACCTCCCTCACCATTGTGATGGGAACGGCCTTAATCAATCTCTACTATTTTTATCGGCAACATATTCAAATTAGCTATAAAGCAATGTTGGTTTGGTCGGTAGGCATGTTGATTGGTGCTCAAATTGGCTTTGAAAGCAGCTTTTACTTGCCGAAAAATATTATTATCGGAGTGTTTATTATCACGCTTTTACTGCTTGCTATTCGAACATTATGTTTTTACAACACTGCAAAATATAGTGAGAATCTGACCGCTTGTGAGTTGCCAAAAGGCATTTTTCTTTGTCTATTTGGCGGAACCGTGGCAGGAATGACGGGGATTGGCGGCGGGTCAGTGATGGCTCCTCTGATTGCACAGCTTAAAAGCGTGAAGCCGCATCAAATTGCGGTCTATTCTAACTACATGATGGTGATAGGTGGGCTTGGCAATATGTATGGCTATGTAACGAAAACACCTGAATTACAATTGGATAACTCATGGCAGCTAGGCTACATCAACTTTTCGGTGGCTGCCTTGGTCGTTTTAAGCTCTTTTTTCACGAGTTTTGTGTCAATGAAAGTGAAAGGCAAATTGCAACCAGACCTTACTCGTAAATTACTTGGCATCATTTTGTTGCTGATCGCCACTTACATGTTTGTCTTACAGCATTTATCATTTTAA